A stretch of Paludisphaera borealis DNA encodes these proteins:
- a CDS encoding serine/threonine protein kinase, which translates to MTELDIDTLVDQLTLIGLISRDQYREARADAADSSAEAFLRVLMRKGWLTSWQLERLKKGDTGNFFFGNYRTLFHLAEGTFARVYRGERVDTGEPVAIKVLRQRFAQMPDAVRRFQKEAEAGMRLRHENIVLITDAGLHDSRPYMAMEYVEGMNLREFLRLRMRLKGPQALPLMIGLAEGLKYSHEQGVTHRDLKATNILISNSGVAKLVDFGLATIEGDDAKGMHSQRTVDYSALERTCGSPKGDPRSDIFFLGCVFYHMLTGQVALADSESTDPLKKMLKRSFGVIKPISEHSYPPAEGLSRIIERMMKVDVKARYQTMEGVVDDLKHFRDSVAGGGTHAPAGHVEGSLEEALALDPSIFQAPVEAPESEGEQAAEIKPVALKNILCVEAQSEIQDAMRKTLSRMGYRVMIVADPERAAERYSESPSDALIFDVDGLGPGSLDSLAAMRAKAEEDGLPFLALVLLGPRQDVLKEKLPAAERMIVLSKPLKLRQVQDAIAELLPVASATETSAS; encoded by the coding sequence ATGACCGAACTTGATATCGACACGCTGGTGGATCAGCTCACGCTCATTGGACTAATCAGTCGCGATCAATATCGCGAGGCGCGCGCCGATGCGGCCGACAGCTCGGCCGAGGCCTTTCTCCGCGTGCTCATGCGCAAAGGGTGGTTGACGAGCTGGCAGCTTGAGCGGCTCAAGAAGGGGGACACCGGGAATTTCTTCTTCGGCAATTACCGGACCCTGTTCCACCTGGCGGAGGGGACGTTCGCTCGGGTTTACCGGGGCGAACGCGTCGACACCGGCGAGCCCGTGGCGATCAAGGTGCTTCGCCAGCGGTTCGCCCAGATGCCCGACGCCGTAAGGCGGTTTCAGAAGGAGGCCGAGGCCGGGATGCGGCTGCGGCATGAGAACATCGTCCTGATCACCGACGCCGGCCTGCACGACAGTCGCCCTTATATGGCGATGGAATACGTCGAGGGCATGAACCTGCGCGAGTTCCTTCGGCTTCGGATGCGGCTCAAGGGGCCGCAGGCTCTGCCGCTCATGATCGGCCTGGCCGAAGGGTTGAAATACTCGCACGAGCAAGGGGTCACCCACCGCGACCTCAAGGCGACGAACATCCTGATCTCGAATTCGGGCGTGGCCAAGCTCGTCGACTTCGGCCTGGCCACGATCGAGGGGGACGACGCCAAGGGGATGCACAGCCAGCGCACCGTCGACTATTCGGCCCTCGAGCGCACCTGTGGCAGCCCCAAGGGCGATCCGCGGTCCGACATCTTCTTCCTCGGCTGCGTCTTCTATCACATGCTGACGGGCCAGGTCGCGCTCGCCGATTCCGAGAGCACGGACCCGCTCAAGAAGATGCTCAAGCGCTCGTTCGGCGTCATCAAGCCGATCAGCGAGCACAGCTACCCGCCTGCCGAAGGGTTGAGCCGGATCATCGAGCGGATGATGAAGGTCGACGTCAAGGCGCGGTATCAGACGATGGAGGGCGTCGTCGACGACCTCAAGCACTTCCGCGATTCGGTGGCCGGAGGGGGCACGCACGCTCCGGCGGGGCACGTCGAAGGGAGCCTGGAAGAGGCCCTGGCACTCGATCCCTCGATCTTCCAGGCGCCTGTGGAGGCGCCAGAGTCCGAAGGGGAGCAGGCGGCCGAGATCAAGCCCGTCGCCTTGAAGAACATCCTCTGCGTCGAGGCTCAGTCGGAGATCCAGGACGCCATGCGGAAGACCCTCTCGCGAATGGGATACCGCGTGATGATCGTCGCCGACCCCGAGCGCGCCGCCGAACGCTACAGCGAGTCCCCCTCCGACGCCTTGATCTTCGACGTCGACGGCCTGGGCCCCGGCTCTCTCGACTCGCTCGCCGCCATGCGCGCGAAGGCCGAGGAAGACGGCCTGCCGTTCCTCGCCCTGGTCCTCCTCGGCCCTCGTCAGGACGTCCTCAAGGAGAAGCTGCCGGCGGCGGAACGGATGATCGTGCTTTCCAAGCCCCTCAAGCTCAGACAGGTTCAAGACGCGATCGCCGAGCTGCTTCCCGTCGCGTCGGCGACGGAGACGTC